TAAGATTTATATAGTGATATCATAAAGGAGACACAGCTGATCATAAGAGGAGATTCAAGGGTGTGGTCTAGAAGGGCATGTGCAGGCCTCTTCATACTTTCTCctttcacaaagaaaaataatgagaagacTCATAGTATTTTGGCATAGGGAAACCTGTGACAGAGTTTGCACTTAAGGTTGTTATTAAGGACTGGGTCATACAGGTACCTTTTGCCTAACCATATCCCAAATTTCAGATTCCTGGACAAAAACCAACTGTTTAACCCAAACTTCATAAACTACAGTTTAATACAGTGAGCTACCCCTATCATTTAGGTTTTTGCTAGTGTAAAGAACAAGTTTCCAGATGCCAGTCTGAGGCTTAACCTTGTGAGAAAGTTCTTTCTGAGAGTGGCAGTTTTAGCCTGCTTTGTTAACTTTCTATAAATATGCCCAGAATGATGCATTGTGAACACTGTTCAACATTGCATATCCATACCAAAGATCTGCATAGTGGCTTTGCTTCTGATCATCAATCAAATAGTTGTTATTGcccttatatataatatttgatgTTTATGTCATACTGTTTCTGTGGGTTGTTAATAACATGTCAGTGCCTTTGTCAGTTTTAATTCATGTGAGGGGTAATGGAACAATATTAGGACATTTAGTACatttaaatcaatatttaaaaaattaaattatgctgggaggtggtggcgcacgcctttaatcccagcacttggcaggcggatttctgagtttgaggctagcctggtctacagagtgagttccaggacagccagagctacacagagaaaccctgtctcgaaaaacccaaaaaaaaaaaaattataacaggAATTAATTCTATAACAGGAATAATCCTATTCTCAGAGGAATTTGTATATATCCTTTGAAGGGTCACATCATACCACCCACATACTTTCAGGTCTTAGTGGACTTATTTTTTCTATGAGAgcagtgttttaaaaaatatgtaacatatattgGCTTTAAAACTCATTTGATAATCaggacttttgaaaaaaaaattttgtccTCTACTGAAGTCAAGTGGAGGAATCTTagatcttgtttttgtttctgttttttgagacagggtttctctgtctagccctggctgtcctggaactcactctgtagatcaggctggcctggaactcagaaatcctcctgcctctgcttcccaagtgctgggattaaaggtgtgtgccaccacttcggCAGAATCTTAGATCTTAAAGACTagatttttcatttataaatggaGAAACTGACCCAGAAATCTACAAATAACGTAGGAATTCTATTTCACCCACAGTTGTTTAGAGAATATGCTTTTGAGTCACAAAATATTCACTTCCTTTTGACTATGGATGAAAAGTGCCAAGGGCCGTTGACTAAGAAGCTTTATCTGGCAACtctggtgttgttttgttttccttttcgtATTTATTTTAGTCAAGTTATTTGTTCAGGAAGTTTAATAAGGTATTTTCTTTAGCTCCTGCTGTGTATCAGACATGGATATTAGGTGCTGAAGGTAATTACAGTATGTCTTATGGTTGGCTTAGAGTTGCCTGCACTCTTTTGGGGTTACATTATATCCTGGTGCTTCAAAgtatgttcttttctctctctttaaggCAATACTGCATTGCATGATTGTGCAGAGTCTGGAAGCTTGGACATCATGAAGATGCTGCTTATGTATTGTGCCAAGATGGAAAAAGATGGCTACGGAATGACTCCTCTTCTCTCAGCAAGTGTGACTGGTCACACTAATATTGTGGATTTTCTTACACACCATGCCCAGACAAGCAAGACAGAACGTATTAATGCTCTAGAGCTTCTGGGAGCTACGTTTGTAGATAAAAAAAGAGATTTACTTGGGGCTTTGAAATACTGGAAAAAGGCAATGAACATGAGGTACAGTGATAGGACTAACATAATTAGTAAACCAGTCCCACAGACACTAATAATGGCTTATGATTATGCCAAGGAGGTAAACAGTGCAGAAGAGTTAGAAGGTCTTATTGCTGATCCTGATGAGATGAGAATGCAAGCGCTGTTAATTAGAGAACGGATTCTTGGTCCTTCTCACCCTGATACCTCTTACTACATTAGATATAGGGGTGCTGTCTACGCTGACTCTGGAAATTTTAAGCGATGCATCAACCTATGGAAGTATGCTTTGGATATGCAGCAAAGCAATTTGGACCCTTTAAGCCCAATGACTGCCAGCAGCTTACTGTCTTTTGCAGAACTGTTCTCCTTTATGCTACAGGACAGGGCTAAAGGCTTGCTGGGGACTACTGTTACATTTGATGATCTCATGGGCATACTGTGCAAAAGTGTCCTTGAAATTGAGCGAGCTATCAAACAAACTCAGTGTCCAGCTGACCCATTGCAGTTAAATAAGGCTCTTTCCATCATTTTGCACTTAATTTGCTTATTAGAAAAAGTTCCTTGTACTCTAGAACAGGATCATTTCAAAAAGCAGACCATCTACAGGTTTCTTAAACTGCATCCAAGAGGAAAGAATAACTTCAGCCCTCTGCATCTGGCTGTGGACAAGAATACTACATGTGTAGGGCGGTACCCTGTTTGTAAGTTCCCATCTCTGCAAGTTACTGCGATACTGATAGAATGTGgtgctgatgtgaatgtcagagaCTCTGATGACAACAGCCCCCTACATATCGCTGCTCTGAACAACCATCCAGACATCATGAATCTCCTTATTAAATCAGGTGCACATTTTGATGCCACAAACTTACACAAACAGACTGCTAGTGACTTGCTGGACGAGAAGGAGATAGCTAAAAATTTGATCCAGCCCATAAATCATACCACATTGCAGTGTCTCGCTGCTCGTGTCATCGTAAATCATAGAATCTATTACAAAGGGAACATCCCAGAAAAGCTAGAGACCTTTGTTTCACTTCATAGATGATAATTCGGTTGTGCTTCAGCACTGTTAAAGCACGACTTGGGAACAGTTGTTTCATAATGAGCACTGTTGTGATAACACCAGCATTCATTTAGCTTGATATCATTGTGCTCTCATTGGCTAAAGCATTGTAAGCATCAACTTTGCAGGATTGGTTTCCcagtatttaatataaatataccGTATAATATATTGTTGTGAATTATTGAGAAATGTAATGTCATATTCAAATTTCTAAAACTGTCTGCCAAAGGCcattctaattttgttttctgttgggtGTTTGGGACAGAGTTAACCGTTTTTCAGTGATGTCTTTATATTTTACTAGTTTGTGAATTTTATACAATTGAAAGTCATCCTCCCCTGGCTCCTACTTCTGTCTTCAAGTTTTGCCTGTTTCCACTTTTTTCTCCCAAACCATTTCTGCTACAGTGTTCCCTGAACTTTGGGTCCATGCTAAGTCATACACCTTATGGACTTGTTCACCATTTGCAGTTACCATAAGTGCTTTATCTTCTCTATGCACCGGCTTAAACTGGGACTGTTGTGTGTTGGCATATTCTCTATGCAGCAGTTGGTCAACTTCGCCTCAGAACACTGTTTTCTTAGGTTCCGAAGCTCATTTCACAGAAGCACTCCTAGAGCATGTCACTTTCTAGAGTTGCCGGTAAGCTGTGAGCTCAAGCTTTTTCAGATCTTACggttgtttttgctttatttcttcacATCTGAGGTTTCTTTCTTCAATCCACAGAAAATTTTGTATGCTAAATTTGGGAAACAAATCTATTACAACTCATTAACCCAGTTGAAATTTAGGTCTGTCATCTTAGGATATCATTCAGTAAAGGAAGACCTTTGTAGAGTGACCTGCGTTTCATACCGCTCCAGCGCTGTCCTGCTTGTGCTGATGGTGTGATGGTGTAGAGAATCTGCTTCAGTTTAATCTCAGACTTTATCACACAGCCTAGGACTCACATTGAGCTATCAGTCATCGAACTGCAGACCACTTTTAGTTACAAAAAGGCTGGAGCATGTCAGTGGCATGATGCTTGCCAAGCCAGATCTAGGCATCTAAGATAATTAAGGTATTATAGTATGCAGTTTACTGCCATAGGATCAAAGGTCAATAacagtgttctttctttcttcaagttTATGTATATCTTTTAAAGATAACGTGCATGAATTACTTTGATCTCAATTATTTGTCACCCTATTAAACACAAGAGATTGCACAGTGATTTTTGTCCCCTTAATGAAAGCGcctccttctgttcctcttcccctccctgccacctccctcctcccagctcttccttcccttgcctttttttttcccctattgtAGATTTATTAATGCCGCAGAAAGGGCTCTTTAGACTTAAGAGAAGAtaagtgaaaattaaaaagattCAGGTAATCACTCAGCACTTTACCGTTACTCAGTAGGATTTACAATGAATGGTACATTGCCTTGCAGATGTAAAGAAATTGTTCTGAATGAAAAGCTTATTGATTCTAGCAAAGAGTCAGTTCGCCTGTGAACTTCATGATCTGAGTCACTTGGATTTAGGGATGACATTTTATTCTGAGGGTTGATGAATTGccacttaaagaattacaaataatgaaattcatCTTTATTCAGTAAAAATTTGTAATGGGTAGTAAATAAAGAACATTAGACTTTTTCATTAAACAATTGAggtttaattctttaaaatgtattcttactcattttactacattttaaattacattttgccATTGGAGAAATGGATTAGTTATCAGTGGGCTCTTTAAACTCATCAATGAAGAAGGTTTTACTATGTTTTATTTACCTTGGGCAAGTCTGATAAAATATTTGAGCTGCTATATATAAGGGTAATATATCTAGACAGATATCCtaataatattttgaaatcatCTCCCTCTAATGGGTGTTGTCAGAGTTATCTATGAGTGagccactatttttttttttttaaagaaaattaaacttgTCCATTTTCATGAATCATCATTGgttgattttactttttgagtaaaagatgacaattttattttaggGATTTAATGTCTTGCCTCCCCTCTTTGCCCAGAAGAGTCTGGCTCACATGCTCGTAGATCAGAGCACATCTTAACACTGTTTTACAGGTGCGCTGGAATTGTATAGCCCTGTATGAAATAAGGATGTCTTTACTAGTGGCTTCCTTCACTACAAATAGATAACAGAACTGGTCCTTACTTAGTCTTGAAAACTGTAGTGCTGTATTGCAGTCAGGATGCGGCTCTCCCTTTTTTGTTTGCCTTCTCCAGAAATGCCATTGGGAGCTCTTGAAAAAAGCAGTTTAGTAGCTCAAAATTAgccttgattttattttagagTGAGTTGGTTCAGAAGTGCAACCTCAGATAATTGTTAGGGGCTTCATCGGGAAAGTGTGAGACTGAATAAAAATTCTGAAgtttgtgggtttatttttgtcCGTGGTGAGGAAATGATCTAATTTTACTCATTTGAATCAAACTAACTTGGACACGTGGTGGTATTGGCTGGAATTAACTTACAGGTCTCAACATTGTTTCTCCAGAAATGCCTCTGAATTTCAGATGTTCTACAATTTTGATCATTTCTGTAAAagaaatggttattttatttagataCCAGTCTCCTTTCCAAATGCAAATGAATTACaggttttaaaatgtaatttttttgtcCTTACGTCTGACAAGCATAGACATGTGGAAGATAACTTGTACTCTTAATGATTTTGAAGTTAAGCGATTGCTTATTTGCCAAGAAGTAATTTGTAATATTTTCTAAAAGCCCATTTACTATGAGTTGAGAAACTGTTTAGGTTATATTTGGAAATTTAgcttttttaaaaccaaattgCTCAGCAAAACCCTTCAGCTTGAATGCACAGGTGTGTTAATCTCTGCAAGTAGTTCCCAGCAGGGCCTGCGTGAGTGATAGCGATCTCATACCCTGTACAACAGCACCATTGCTTGGAACTTGAACCACTTTAAAGTTAGATACGAAGGAAACTTAGTATCTAAGGTCCTAATATCTTAGATACTAAGAAACTTGAATTGCTTGTCatctttttcctttactttttccCCTTGTGTATCACTAAACGACTATTTCTCTTCCGTTTGTTGGTTCccattgtgtatttttaaagagaagtaCTGTATCCAGATGCCAGCCAATAAATTGTCACACAATGGAAAAACAATATGCCACAGCATTGTAAggtttaataaaattaaatttgcaCCAAATTTAAGTGTGCTCTTATTAACTCTTAATTCTTGGTGAGTGTTaccttgaaatatatttaaatgaattcctggattcctttttgaaaaAATGCCTATTTGATTACTTCAGCCAGTTAGAACTCACCCATGCCATTACCGATTCTGCGATTGGTGTCAATAAGATGACTTGTGTACAgtttactgtaatttttttttcctggtaaatACATAGGAACTAAAGACTGGGAAGACTTGgtgaagagcacagaaggacTGCTTTTAAGGTGTTCTTGTCTTTGATAGGTGGTATTATTAAAAACATGTTTAGTGATGTGTATACAATGGAGGTAAGTTTTCTATACTTATATTTCAAGTAATATAATTTAAGTTTCATTCCGTATGTCTTAAGTTACCTAATATAAGATTTCAGTTGACCTGGAAAGTTGTTCATAATTCTAAACTCATGTAGTATAAATTAGGATCCAGTGATCCAGCTTTTCACTTTGGGATCATTGGTGTGCCTGACCTATGTATGACATGTGAGCATACATTGATTGTTGTCTTCATTCCCAGCTGTGTGTTAACTATGGTTGTCTTCATCACCACAAatacttagaagaaaaaaaaaaaacttagcaaaCTTACAAGGAaaagaatagttttattttaagggTTTGAACAACAAAATGTACATGTCAAGATGCTGTACTTCACAATGCCATTTTTCAAGCTTTTATGTATGCTGCTGGGTAAAATATCACTGTTGAAGTCTGAGCTTTGGGACTTAAGAGGAATAATTGGTTCCTAAGTGCCATGTTACTTTATGTTTATCATAAAAGGTCCATTAAAGTAAGATTTCCTCATTAAATTACAGCTGCATGTTACTGTTAATGTGAGTTTAGTTGTTTTCCCAGTGAGTCCCTTTAAAGAAGGATTTAATGACAAGTGGCTGTCAGTGCAGTTGGGATTGTACTGCACTATTTTGTATTCTGTGGGTGGGAATTGAGAGGTACACAGGATTTGACAGTAATGccaaaactgaaaatggaaagatcATTCAGTCTCTTAtatttataaatcataaaatttCTCTGTAATCAATCTTTGGTGCGAGTTCTGTTGATACAAGATAATTGAGTTAGTGTATTGTGTATCTGTTTTCTTTTGCAGAAATGAGCCTGGTTAATAAGTCTACCTTTTTTGCCTGCATAGAccatttctgtttgtctttctggtagCCAATGTTAAAAGATGTATGGTTTATACAAATGTAACTTTGTAAAGAAATTGTAGCTACATTGTTATAAAATACAAACTCTGACTTGTGTATGACCTTAACATCTAAAGTGTTTAGTGTTAGTAGAGGATGTACCCTGTACTGCATAGTGTTAGTAGAGGATGTACCCTGCACTGTGCGTGTCCATTAGCCTGACTGGTGGACACTTCAGATTTCACCAGTTTTCTTCTAGTGTCTTTGTACCTGATCTGTTTTAAGATCGCTTGCATTtactcattttgtttatttaactaAACAGTCTcttatcttttcctcttttttttctaaaatagtggtttaaaatattttatataactttcCTTAATTCAGGCTTATTTGGTATTGCACAAGGACTGGAGTTGTCTAGGGAAGTATGTTAATCGGTCTTGCTTTTTCAGTGTATATTGATTTCGACCTGTCATCACTGATGATGTGAACATCAACACTCAGTTGACATATCTACCAGGCCTCtctgtttttaaagttattatttttttcacttcACATCTTGTTCTCTAAGTCACTAAGTCCAAACAGTTGCCAAAGGGAAGAGTTTAACTTTTACTTTCTAGAAAGGGCCATTTGCATATGTTATGTAGAATTCAAATGTAAATTCAATTCTTCTCATTTATCCTCTATATTTCCATGTAAGTTATTAGTTCTTTTTGTTGTAGCTCAAAAATGGTATTTTGTTGCATAGATTGTTCCAGATTTTGCTAAAATGAGCCAGTTTAAGATGTTCAAGGCTGGAATTCTCAATGATAATATACAAACTTAATCCTGGATTCAGGCCCTCCCTGTCCCCTATAATATTAGGATCTTGTGGTGTGGAGACATTCGTAATGAAACCAAGCCATATACTATGAACCAGATAGGCAGGCAATTTCACTAGGGCTTTACCTTTTTTACAGGAAGGGGCAAATGTTGATCAAGAGGTGATTGGGCCAATCCTTTTGTTCAAGCTTTCATTGGGAATGAGGGGTGGGGACTAATACTCAGTAAATTTTCATTATCCATGGGCAGCTTGAAAGgatgttttccttcctctgtaaGTGTTCTGGTCTTTCAGTTTGCAGACTAAAACATGGCTGACTTAACCTAGGAACCATGTATTACCCGTACAGCTGGATCATTATTGTGTTCCtaaatgtcttagtcagggtttgccTGGATCTTGTGATAGCCTTAAGGGACTTTAGGTACTTGAGCTGCTGAGAAAATACTAAGGTTAGGTGAAAGCGTGCCAACTCCAATTGGCCAAGTTAACCCTGAGTGTGTGATCAATATAGAGCCAAGTAGATCTAACCCAGGtaagcctgcagaggccagacacCATAGGAAGACAGATGGGGCTGATGGGGCTTTTTGTCTCATTTTAGTAATCCATCAGCATCTTTACGTTTGAGTAAACTCAGTTTTTGTAGCACAAGtggcctttaattttttttttttttttttttttttttttttttttttttttgcaaagtaaTGTAGGTAACTATTGTCATAACTCAAATGTCAGGTATGATCTACTACAAAGATATTAGAaagccagccgggcagtggtggtgcacacctttaaccccagcacttaggaggcagaggcaggcagatttctgagttcgaggccagcctggtctacagagtgagttccaggacagccagggctacacagagaaaccctgtctcgaaaaaccaagggggaaaaaaaagatactaGAAAGCTTACTAAGTATCTAATGTCTTACTAAGCTGTACAGCCTCTAAAACTGAAGACTTTGAAGTCAAGGGCAGTGATTTGCTCTAGCAGACCTGACTTTGGTATGTTTGGGCCATTTTATGGGATGAAATTTTTCCTCTACTACAGTCTCTTTCCATTTATCTTTGTTTACCCTATAATTTTGAGGAATTTGGCATCTTCCTGAAGTCATTTTCATAACCATTGTAAATGTACCTGTTTTGCCTGGTTTACCCTGGTACTCATACAAAACTGTTGAAGGGTCCAAGgatgaggacacaagggcaccatGTTTTAATGAAGAACAGATTAAGGGACCAGAGTTTATCTGCTTTTTGTGATCACTCTTTAAAACTGCTTTTGTGACTACTACCAATCCCTTAGGGTCATATTGGATTTTGTCTGTGTCAGCTCTGGAATCAGTCATTGCTCCAGAGCATCACGTCCCTCTCACGGGAGAGCAGACCTGTATGCTGATGTGATTGGTGCCAGTGGGACATCATTGCTTCTTGAcctcagccagccagtctaggaAAGCTAGGAGTCCCAGCATAACTGTACCTCAGAAATGTCTGTTTTAGGTTTGCTTTGTACAGTTTAATACAATTTAGTACAAATTAGTATAATTTAAATAGAGTCTGTTAATGTAATTTAGGTTGACCTGAAATTCTTATCCCTCCCGCTCAGCCCCATTGCCAGTATTGTAAGCAGGTCACAGTGTCCAACTCTGCCTATGTATTGATAAGCCTGACTTTAATTTATACTAGTATATCTAATTCCTAGCTCCTTCGGATTCATTCTGATTCCCACTCCACTGTCTTCCCAGAGAAAAGCTAAACTCATACTGTTTACAGGGAAGTTATGATtggtttgttgtgtgtgtgcttgcacatgtgcctccatgtgcatatggaggtcagaataccttaggagtcagttctctcattcCTTCAAGTGGGTCTCAAGCATCAAGCTTGGCTGCAagtacctttactcactgagccattttgccggCTCCATTAATGACTTCTTAAATAGGCACTGTAGAACCCAAAGTGAGTAACTCAAGTGATGTAAGATTCCTCGTCACAACAGCCACGGAATATGTGAAAGACGGTTGAAGTGGAATCCTGTCGCTCCTTACAaattgttctcttctttttctggtctCCTGTTTCCCAGACTCTCCTCTACTTTCTGTGAGTAGTACATACCTAGTCTTCATTAGCTCAGTTGTCTTTATTTTCCAGACATCATCATTATGCTTAAATCTgtgctttgtgttttattttgcaaCTTGCATTTTATCTTATAAGACCTGTAGTCCAGCAATTAAGAGAtgagggcaggaggatcagagttgCAGCTCATCCTCCATCATAccgcaagttcaaggccagcctgaactacaggaaaccttgtttcaaaacaacaaaaatcatacaACTGTCTTTTGAATATGTGTGTAAGTTTgcaaatgactttaaaaatgaaCTCATTAAAACTAGTGTATTTTGTGTATTTCTGAACTGTGTtcactattttttgttgttgtttttttgtttgttttttgttttttgtttttttgttgttgttgttgtttttgtttttcgagacagggtttctctgtatagtcctggccgtcctggaactcactctgtagaccaggctggcctcgaactcagaaatccacctgtctctgcctcccaagtgctgggaactgtGTTCACTATTAACAGTTGAAAATTACTCAGATCTGTTTGTTCTTTGCAGTTAGGGATTTCAAAGAATTTATTATTAAGATATGGAATTTACAAATTAAGAGGAGGAAGACatcaaaaacaaatctttaaggCTTTAAAGTTTTGTTAATCTTTTAAACTATCTGGAAGTAATTAACACTTAATCCTTGAAGTTTGCCCAGGAAGAAACAGCTCTTTAGTCTCTGCCTATGAAAGAGATTTTAGCTTCAAGAAAAATGcttttccttttgtaaaaattaatttcagactATTATTCTGTAATTTCTATAGAGTCTGTTCTCAATATTGTCACACATTGTATTACTTCTCTTGTCGCTGTGGCCAAATACACAACAAGAAGCAGTTTGCAGGAAGGATGTATTTTGGCTCTtggtttgagggtacagtctgCTGTGGGCATGTATAGAGACAGGCTGCTTGCTCGAAttagagcaggaagctgagaacagGGACTTTGGCACTCATCGAATTTGCCCTTTTCCTCCAGTGTTCAGTTGCAGCCTTTGAATTGATCATTCTTCTGAACAGACACTTCCAGAGGTGTGTATGGTAGCCCAAGACCACCATACTCAAAGGTGGTGTGAAGGCCTTTGTCAGATAGTACATTTACTACATTACAGCTTTGTTAAGCCAGTGCATTGGGGAAGGTATTAAGGAGATTGAGACCAATGCCTAGGACCATTGAAAGCAGCCCTGTGCATTATTTTTGCTTCGTTTTTAGTCTGATCTGACAGTCTTTCAATAATTGTATCTTACCATTTCAGACAACTTTTGTTTATAATTACTGCCACTATTGTCTTACCTGCCTTTACttggctttcttttcctcttccctacCTTTAAGGAAATTGCTTTCTGTGGATGTTTCCCCTCCTCCACTTGCTTAGACCTTACATATTCTACTTCTTAGGTTTTTTTATCTGGCTACCTTTATATTTTTAGCATGAGTACTGGGTGGAATCATGTTTGGGACCCCAAAGATTTGCCCACCCAGAACTTGAGAGCATGAATGTGTTTGGAGCAAGGCTCTTTGCAGGAAAATTAAAGATCCCAAGATGGGGTCATTGGGATTAGGGTAATCCTAAATGTAGCAACATGTTCtacagaagagacaggagagaaggacACATGAAGGCAGTGACAGCTTCCAGCCAAGGGACTCTGAGGTCTGGTGGCAGCTGCCATAAGCCAAAAGAGGGGGAGTGGTTTCTTCAAAGCCTCTGGGAGAGAACAACTGGCTACAACTGAGTTATCCTATTTTTGACCTCCATGACTGAGATAGTTTCTAGAGTTTTAGGCTCTGAGAATGCTTAGGATTCTTAGGGAACATGGAGTAAGTAATGGGTCTGTTGTTTTAAGTACATGATT
This DNA window, taken from Arvicanthis niloticus isolate mArvNil1 chromosome 14, mArvNil1.pat.X, whole genome shotgun sequence, encodes the following:
- the Fem1c gene encoding protein fem-1 homolog C: MDLKTAVFNAARDGKLRLLTKLLASKSKAEVSSLISEKTNGATPLLMAARYGHLDMVEFLLEQCSASIEVGGSVNFDGETIEGAPPLWAASAAGHLKVVQSLLNHGASVNNTTLTNSTPLRAACFDGHLEIVKYLVEHKADLEVSNRHGHTCLMISCYKGHKEIAQYLLEKGADVNRKSVKGNTALHDCAESGSLDIMKMLLMYCAKMEKDGYGMTPLLSASVTGHTNIVDFLTHHAQTSKTERINALELLGATFVDKKRDLLGALKYWKKAMNMRYSDRTNIISKPVPQTLIMAYDYAKEVNSAEELEGLIADPDEMRMQALLIRERILGPSHPDTSYYIRYRGAVYADSGNFKRCINLWKYALDMQQSNLDPLSPMTASSLLSFAELFSFMLQDRAKGLLGTTVTFDDLMGILCKSVLEIERAIKQTQCPADPLQLNKALSIILHLICLLEKVPCTLEQDHFKKQTIYRFLKLHPRGKNNFSPLHLAVDKNTTCVGRYPVCKFPSLQVTAILIECGADVNVRDSDDNSPLHIAALNNHPDIMNLLIKSGAHFDATNLHKQTASDLLDEKEIAKNLIQPINHTTLQCLAARVIVNHRIYYKGNIPEKLETFVSLHR